In a single window of the Nicotiana tomentosiformis chromosome 8, ASM39032v3, whole genome shotgun sequence genome:
- the LOC138897681 gene encoding uncharacterized protein — MEDFLTAEDYELWTLVNQGPLIPTKQNTQTETVPNDPSEFVATDFRMIEKNAKAKKILIYRLGPDEYNRISVCSNAKQIWDVLQTAHEGTNQVKRSRIELLIRNYELFSMKESEPI, encoded by the coding sequence ATGGAAGATTTTCTAACAGCCGAAGACTATGAACTATGGACCCTAGTGAACCAAGGTCCTTTGATTCCTACTAAACAAAATACACAAACTGAAACAGTTCCTAATGACCCCTCCGAATTTGTGGCAACAGACTTCAGAATGATAGAGAAGAATGCGAAGGCTAAGAAAATCCTTATATATAGACTTGGTCCTGATGAGTATAATAGAATCTCTGTATGCTCTAATGCGAAGCAGATATGGGATGTACTCCAAACTGCTCATGAAGGAACAAACCAAGTAAAGAGATCAAGGATTGAACTACTCATAAGAAACTATGAGCTTTTCTCCATGAAGGAGTCTGAGCCCATCTAG
- the LOC138897682 gene encoding uncharacterized protein, whose translation MPKASQTPSKAKSLTKAEAKPKILKSKSKKNAKPLREPTPTPALSHSISSTIPTSSSHVPTIHVVPIIPTSTVTRPSKTTTHAPELPAKNKSKSTKGESVSVTTDQAPHPTSKLDVLVSAIDVAPLDTLPPTSEKPLVEKFPVEKGAWDLGKEIDPTTVEHVVEGEGRKEPVQKEASDGLDFSWTEEEEDDEASEEEKRENKGVSGDEKESDIEDKTGEQANDSTEEENQSEEEEVSESEGEDQEKVSESEGGDEECEEEDVNVSEEFEGSMTIGNTIIALLEEIGEEIRAQEPGSLLTPFTGDEEVSSDEDDMLLSEVGKKSRKTTMKAAKSAVSTRKGVDPLAKTPLTRSKIKAVDAQIMKDPRSVKKPKKKVSIVKPVVEVDGEDELASTLPAKSATPKKRGAKVTKPATSSARASRGKTRKNVPVAVDRLIEFRNRKMLNGKIFANTDEKGVAQLVEKLELQG comes from the exons ATGCCTAAAGCCAGTCAAACACCCTCTAAAGCTAAATCATTAACCAAGGCTGaagcaaaacccaaaatcttgaaGTCCAAATCGAAGAAAAATGCCAAGCCTTTAAGAGAACCCACACCCACACCTGCTCTTTCTCATTCGATATCCTCCACTATACCTACCTCATCCTCCCATGTTCCTACTATTCATGTTGTTCCTATCATTCCCACCTCCACTGTAACCCGTCCTTCAAAAACCACTACCCATGCACCTGAGCTTCCTGCGAAAAATAAATCTAAGTCAACAAAG GGGGAATCAGTATCAGTCACTACTGATCAGGCACCACATCCTACTTCTAAGTTAGATGTTTTGGTGTCTGCGATAGATGTTGCACCCCTAGATACTCTCCCACCCACGAGTGAGAAGCCACTAGTGGAGAAATTCCCTGTAGAAAAGGGTGCATGGGATCTGGGAAAGGAGATAGATCCAACGACTGTAGAGCATGTGGTTGAGGGGGAAGGACGTAAAGAACCGGTGCAAAAGGAGGCTtctgatggccttgattttagtTGGACCGAGGAGGAGGAAGATGATGAag CTAGTGAAGAAGAAAAGAGAGAGAATAAGGGAGTATCTGGAGATGAGAAGGAGAGTGATATAGAGGATAAGACAGGTGAACAGGCTAATGATTCTACCGAAGAAGAAAATCAGAGTGAAGAAGAGGAGGTTTCGGAAAGTGAGGGTGAGGATCAAGAAAAGGTAAGTGAGAGTGAAGGAGGTGATGAAGAGTGTGAGGAAGAAGATGTGAATGTGAGtgaggaatttgaaggttccatgACAATTGGAAACACTATCATAGCTCTTTTAGAAGAAATTGGTGAAGAGATAAGGGCTCAAGAACCGGGGTCTCTATTAACTCCTTTCACTGGAGATGAAGAAGTTAGCAGTGATGAAGATGATATGCTACTATCTGAGGTAGGGAAGAAGTCCAGGAAGACCACTATGAAAGCTGCAAAGTCAGCAGTCTCAACAAGGAAAGGAGTGGATCCTCTTGCTAAAACTCCCCTCACAAGGAGTAAAATAAAGGCTGTTGATGCACAAATCATGAAGGATCCCAGAAGTGTAAAGAAGCCAAAGAAGAAGGTTTCAATTGTAAAACCTGTTGTTGAGGTGGATGGAGAAGATGAATTAGCCTCTACCTTGCCAGCAAAGTCTGCTACACCAAAGAAAAGGGGAGCCAAAGTCACCAAACCTGCTACCTCTTCTGCAAGGGCCAGTAGGGGTAAGACAAGAAAGAATGTGCCAGTTGCAGTCGATCGACTCATAGAGTTCAGGAACAGAAAAATGCTAAATGGGAAGATTTTTGCGAACACTGATGAGAAGGGGGTGGCTCAACTGGTTGAGAAACTTGAGCTACAGGGGTGA